TCGCCCTGCGCGAGCGATGCCGAGGGCAGGGCCGCCAGAAGGACAGCGGCGAGAATCGGTGTCAGTCGTCTGGTTCTGGTGTTCATCGTCGTCTCCCTACTCGACCTTCATGGTCTTCGCCGACCCGGCCGCGGTTCCTGCCGGGACGTAGCCAATGGCGCCCGGCTCCTTCGCCACATACGCGGCGAGCGCCGCGGGATCGGCGAACGACTTCGGTGCCCCCGCCTTGCCAGTGAATACGAGCTTCTTCCAGTAGCTGTCGAACTGCGCCGGCGTCTTGCCGAGGACCTCCTGCAGGAACGCCTTGTGCGCCGCGCCGTCCTCGAGGACGACGATCTTCACCGCCGTCCCATTGCTCCACGTCGTCTTGTCGCCGAGGAACATGGCCTTGAGGTCGGTGCTGCTCACCGCCGCGCCGGGCGCGCTGCCGTTGGCGATCACCACGTACTCCGCGGCCCACGTCGGGGACGAGACCAGCACGGCCGCCGCTGCCAGCACGGCGAGCGCAACGAGGCGCTTCGGGGTCGGTTTCCGCATCACTTGTCGAACCATCGGTTGCTCCTTTCGGTTCGGCCGCCGAACGCCGATTCGCCGCACGCGCGGACGCCCGCGTGGCGAACGTCACTTCGACTCCAGCCAGGGAATCGACCCGGCAGTTCGGTCCGGAGAGGGACGAAAATCTTGAGGCGGACTGGGAGATCCTTGAGCCTGGCGTCGTGGCTTCAGGGTTGCTCGCGGCGGCCTGACACGCCGAGGTGGGGTGCGGTTCGGATCGCGGCTAGAGCCTGGTGAGGCCCTCACGGATGGCGTACTTGGTCAACTCCGCGACACTGAGGCGCCAGGTTCTCCTCCGACCGATTGCCGCTTCAACAAGTAGCCGCGCACGCCCAGCCGCCGCGCCCTGTGGACCAGGTGCGGGTCGGCCTCCGCGGACAGCACGATGGTCCGCGCGCCGGGGAAGCGCTCCGAAGGCGGCGGATGAATGCCAGGCCGCCGTCCGGCGTGCGGAGGTCGCCGAGGGCCAGGTCTGGCGCCGCCGACTTCGCCCGGTCAAGCGCCGAGAGCCCGTCGGCGGCTTCGGCCACGATCTGGCTGCATCTTCCTCGCCTCCGGACCGTGCCGAGTCAGACGGTGGTCGCGCGAGCGAGGGCAGAACGGCCTCGTGGACCTCGTGCGGTTTGGGGAACGAGGGCGGCGCTGACACGCGGATGGCGTCGAGGGGGGTGCGCTGCCGGGACCCGCCTGCACGAGTCCCGGCGCCATGGCACGGAGCCGACGGCGCTATCCGCGCCCGACTTCGCTGGAAAGACCGCTCGTGTCACGCAAGAGCGGTCGTCGGTACGCCGACCGTCACATCGAAATCTCTCCGACCAATGCCTGGAGTTGTCCCGCCATCCCGGCAACCGATTTCGCGGCCTTCTCGGTGTCCGCGGCGCCCTGTGCGCCCGATTGAGCCGCTTGGGCGACGCTCGCCACGTTACGCGCGATCTCGGCCGAGCCGCGTGCGGCTTCGGTGATGTTCCGCCCGATCTCGTTGGTCGTCGCCGTCTGTTCTTCGACGGCAGACGCGATCGTGTTCGACGCATCGTTGATCTGGCGAACGATCTCGCCAATCTGGCCGATCGCGCCGACCGCGCCCTTGGTCTCGCCCTGGATCCCCTCGATCTTGCGGCTGATGTCCTCGGTCGCCTGCGCGGTCTGCTTGGCAAGCTCCTTCACCTCGTTCGCCACCACCGCAAAGCCCTTGCCCGCGTCCCCGGCGCGCGCTGCCTCGATGGTCGCGTTGAGCGCGAGGAGATTCGTCTGCTCCGCAATCGAGGTGATCACCTTGATGACGTTGCCGATCTCCACCGACGACTCGCCAAGCTTCTGGACGGTCTCGTTCGTCGAGTCGACGAACTTCACCGCGTTTCTCGCCATTCCGGCCGCGTCGTTGGCTGACTTGGCGATCTCGCGGATCGAGGCGAGCATCTCCTCTGAACTGGTGGCGACCACCGTGAGGTTCTTCGACACCTGCTCGGAGGCCGCAGAGACGACATTGGTCTGAGTGGCGGTCTCCTCCGCGTTGGCCGCCATTTGCTGGCTGATCGCCGTGAGCTCTTCCGATGATGTGCCGAGCGCGTGGGCGTTCTGACCGATTCCCTGCATCGAGGTGCGCAGGTCCCGTACCATGGTGTTGATCGAGTCCTTGATCGCCGCGAGGTCACCCGCGTACGTCCCTTGCACTTCCGTGCGAAGGTCCTGCTTGGCGACCCGTTCCAGCACCTTCGCGGCTTCCGCGATCGGCGTCGCGATGGCGTCGAGCGTCGCGTTGAACCCTGCGATCACCTTCTGGTAGTCGCCCTCGTGTTTCGTGGCGTCTGCGCGGACGGCGAGCCTCCCCTCCGCTCCAGCCCGTGCCAGCTGCTCTCCGTCGGCGATCAGGGCCAGGAGGTTCGTGCGGAGCCGGTCCATCATCTCGTTCGCCACCACCTGCTTGCCCGGCAGCTTCTTCAAGACCGGTGTGAAGTCCCCGGCGGCATAGGCCCTCAGGATGTTCAGGATCGTCAGGATGTTGCCGACGTGCAGTTGCACCGCTTCATTGACGCCCGCCATCATCTGCCTGTAGGCGCCGGAGAACTGGTCCACCGGCACCACCGCCTCGATGTCTCCCGCCTTCTGGGCGTTGTGCAGCTCGCCCATCCGGCTGAGCATGGCGGTGAGTGTCTCCGTGAGCCCGTTCAGGTTGTTCTTGATCTCGTTGAAGTCGCCCGCGTAGCTCTCGGTGATCTTGGGCGGAATATCGCCCTTCGAGATCCGATCCACGTACTCCGCGGCCACGTTCAGTGGCCCAATGACCGCATCCAGCGTCGCGTTGACGCCCGCGATGACCGTCCGGTAGTCGCCCTGGTGCCTGGAGGCATCGGCCCGAACCGCGAGGCGGCCTTCGACCGCCGCCTTGGATAGCGTCTGCGTGTCCACGACCAGCGCCTGGATGGCCTCCATCATCGCGATGAAGGCCGGGATCAGCTCGTCGTTCTCCGAGCGGCGCCCGATCGGCTTGTACTTCGCGAGGTCGCAGAGGTCGCCGGCCGCGATGTGCAGCGCCACGCCCTGAAGGGCGAGCAGCCGTTCGCGCACCTCATTTACCGCGCGGCAGACCTCGGCGAAGATCCCCCGGTACTGCCCGGACGCCGCCACGCGGTAGTCGTTCGCCGCCACGTGCTGCAGGACGGCGTTCGCCTCGACGAGGCCGCCCAGGCCGTCGATACACTGGTTGAGGTTGTTCTTGATTTCGTTGAAGTCTCCCGCGTAGGCGTCCGTGATCTTCGGCGGGATGTCGCCCTTCGAGATGCGGTCGACGTACTCCGCCGCCACATTGAGCGGGCCAATGACCGCGTCCAGCGTGGCGTTGACCCCCTCCACGATCTTCCGGAAGTCACCGCCGTGCTTCGACGCGTCGGCACGTGTTGCCAGCCTCCCCTCGACGGCCGCCTTCGACAGCGCCTTCGAGTCGGTTACGAGCGCGTTGATCGCGTCGATGCAGACGTTCAAGTTGTTCTTGATCTCGTTGAAGTCACCCGCGTAGGCATCGGAGATCTTCGGCGGGATGTCGCCCTTGGAGATCCGATCGACGTACTCGGCGGCGACGTTCAGCGGCCCGATCACCGCGTCCAGCGTGTCGTTCACGCCCTTTACGATGTCGTGGTAGCCGCCCTGGAACTTCGCGGCGTTCCCGCGCGTGGCCAGCCTGCCCTCGACGGCCGCCCTCGCCAGCCCTCGGGTCTCGTCCGCCATCTCGCGCAGCGTCGTCGTCATCTCTCCGTAGGCCCTGGCGGCCTCCTTCAGCCGGCCAATCATGCCGTCGAACGCCTTCGCCAGTTGTCCGACCTCGTCACCGCGGTCGAGCCGGAGCTCCGTGGCAGTGACCGTCAGGCTGCGCCCGAGGTCGCCGCGCGCGAGGGCGTCGAGCTCCGCCGTCATCGTCCGCAGGTCGACGTCGCCGACCTGCTTGGCGAGAGCCACGACCTGGCCGACCGGCTTCGAGATCGACCGCGCCAGGACGAAGCCCAGCGCGAGCGCCGCGAGGACCCCGACGCCGATCAGGATCGCCATCGTCCGCGTCGCCGCATCGGCGGTGGCCCTGTTGTTGTCGGAGATCCTCTTCGCCACCTGGATGTTGTAGCTCGTCAGAGTGTCGAAGGCATCCTGGGTCTGCCGGACCGTCGCCGCGCCCTCGTTGCGGAGCAGGGCAACCGCCTCGGCCTTCTTGTTCTGGGCCGACAGCGCGTTCAAGCGGTCCGCCAGGTTCATGTATCCCGTCCAGGCGGCCTGCAGGGCCTGGAAGTTCTGCTTGTCCTGTTCGTCCAGGAACTGCTTCCCGTACTCGGCCAGCTGCTTCTTCACTGCGTCGTCGGCCGCCTTGCACGCCGTGACGTACGTGCGCACCTCGTTGGGATCGGTGGCGATCATGGCGTAGGGGATGTTGGCCCGAACCGTGCCGTAGGCCGATGTGGCCCGCACGAGGTCCTCCAACGGAATCGTCACGGTCTCGTACAGCGCGACGTCGTCGGCTTCGATCGTCCTGATCTTCGTGACGCCGACGATGCCGACGACGCCGGCAATCGCGGCGATGACGACGAAGCCCGCCGTCAGCTTGGTCCCGATCTTGAAGTTGTTCAGTGCATTCATGCTTGCGCTCCGTGTCCTTCCGTGACTGTCACTCCACCGAGTCCTGCCTCGCGCGCACCCGTTCTGCCGGCTGCGACGCCGCGCTGGTCGAGCACCTGCGGCGCACCGACCGTGAGCAATAGATGGTTCTCGAGCTTGTAGACGCCGGTGGCCACAGCTCGAATGTCCTGTGAGAGGCTCTCCGGCACCGGCTCGTAGGCGGCGCCGTCCAGGTCGATCACGTCGCCGATCTCGTCCACGAGGAGGCTGACGGCCCCATCGTCGGCAAGGATGACGACGTTCATCGGGACCTGGTTCGGCGGACGAACCTTCAGGCCAAGACGGCGGCGCATGTCGATCGCCGTCACGATCTGCCCGCGCAGGTTGATGAGGCCTACGATTGCGCCAGACGCCCGCGGCACGCGGGTCATGTCCTGGTAGTTGAGGACTTCCTGCACGCGCGACACTTCGACGCCGAACCACAGCCCATCCACCACGAACGTCGCGAACTGCCCGCCGCGATCGGCAGTACCCGTGGCGCCCGCTACCTGGTCGCGCGCCATGATCAACTCCTCTCCGCGGCATCCGCCGCCGTGCTCCGTCGCGAGGCGACACCGGTGATGGTCCGGAGCAGGTCATCGCGGTCCGACCGCAGCACCCATCCGTCGAACCCGATCTCACCGGCCGTCTGGTCCGCGACTCGGCTGGTGAGTCCGAGCACGGGCAGGCCGGCGAGCCGCTCCCGCGTCCGCACCTCGTGCAGCAGGGTGCTCGTCTCACCACCCGGGAGGTCCAGGGCGGCGACGAGGACGTCCACCGGATTGCGCTCGCACGCCTCGAGGGCCTCGGCGACCGAGGCCGCTTCGGTCACCCGCAATCCGGCGAGTTCGAGGCTGTTCTTCAGGAGCGCCCGCGAGAAGGCCGAGGCGTCGGCCAGCACGACCGTCGTGCGGGCAGCGCCGACGGACTTCCAGGTCGGCAAGTCGCCCTGCATCTCTTGCAGCACGGTTCCGAGGTCGAGGAAGTCCGTGACCTTCTTGCCAACAACCGCGGATCCGTTCAGCCCGAGCCTCGTCGAGGACTGTCGCACCGTCACCGCGTCGTGCAGGATGTCGACGATCTGATCGACGATCAATCCCATCGACCGTTCGCCGTCGCTGAAGACGACCGCTGGGACCAGCTCGGGCAGGGCGGCGACGTCGAGCGGCATCCCCTCGAGGACGCACCCCACAGGCACGAGGCGCAGGAGCCCGCCGCGGTACTGGACCACCAGTGTTCCCCCGGCACGCTCCACGCGATTCCGCGGGAACTCTTCGAGGCGGGTCACGAGCGCCAGCGGGACGGCGAGCCGGTCGAACGAGCCGGCCCTGAAGACGAGGTAGCTCTGCCGGCTGGCGTCCGCGAGGTCGCGGCGCTCCTCGGCCTGCGCCTGCGCCGGGGTGGTGTGCAGGACGCCAGACAGTTCCGCGATGCCGTGCACGTCCAGGATCAGCGCAACGCGGCCGTCGCCCATGATGGTGGCGCCGGCGTAGACGTTCATCCCCTTGAGCCGCTTGTCCAGCGGCTTGACGACGATCTCCTGGGCGTCGTGCACGCCGTCCACGACCAGGCCGAACTCGTGGCCGTCGGCCTGCAGCACGACCACATTCACCAGGTCGGTGCGGTGCCCCTCGTCGCCGAGTGCGAGCA
The genomic region above belongs to Vicinamibacterales bacterium and contains:
- a CDS encoding methyl-accepting chemotaxis protein, translating into MNALNNFKIGTKLTAGFVVIAAIAGVVGIVGVTKIRTIEADDVALYETVTIPLEDLVRATSAYGTVRANIPYAMIATDPNEVRTYVTACKAADDAVKKQLAEYGKQFLDEQDKQNFQALQAAWTGYMNLADRLNALSAQNKKAEAVALLRNEGAATVRQTQDAFDTLTSYNIQVAKRISDNNRATADAATRTMAILIGVGVLAALALGFVLARSISKPVGQVVALAKQVGDVDLRTMTAELDALARGDLGRSLTVTATELRLDRGDEVGQLAKAFDGMIGRLKEAARAYGEMTTTLREMADETRGLARAAVEGRLATRGNAAKFQGGYHDIVKGVNDTLDAVIGPLNVAAEYVDRISKGDIPPKISDAYAGDFNEIKNNLNVCIDAINALVTDSKALSKAAVEGRLATRADASKHGGDFRKIVEGVNATLDAVIGPLNVAAEYVDRISKGDIPPKITDAYAGDFNEIKNNLNQCIDGLGGLVEANAVLQHVAANDYRVAASGQYRGIFAEVCRAVNEVRERLLALQGVALHIAAGDLCDLAKYKPIGRRSENDELIPAFIAMMEAIQALVVDTQTLSKAAVEGRLAVRADASRHQGDYRTVIAGVNATLDAVIGPLNVAAEYVDRISKGDIPPKITESYAGDFNEIKNNLNGLTETLTAMLSRMGELHNAQKAGDIEAVVPVDQFSGAYRQMMAGVNEAVQLHVGNILTILNILRAYAAGDFTPVLKKLPGKQVVANEMMDRLRTNLLALIADGEQLARAGAEGRLAVRADATKHEGDYQKVIAGFNATLDAIATPIAEAAKVLERVAKQDLRTEVQGTYAGDLAAIKDSINTMVRDLRTSMQGIGQNAHALGTSSEELTAISQQMAANAEETATQTNVVSAASEQVSKNLTVVATSSEEMLASIREIAKSANDAAGMARNAVKFVDSTNETVQKLGESSVEIGNVIKVITSIAEQTNLLALNATIEAARAGDAGKGFAVVANEVKELAKQTAQATEDISRKIEGIQGETKGAVGAIGQIGEIVRQINDASNTIASAVEEQTATTNEIGRNITEAARGSAEIARNVASVAQAAQSGAQGAADTEKAAKSVAGMAGQLQALVGEISM
- a CDS encoding chemotaxis protein CheW: MARDQVAGATGTADRGGQFATFVVDGLWFGVEVSRVQEVLNYQDMTRVPRASGAIVGLINLRGQIVTAIDMRRRLGLKVRPPNQVPMNVVILADDGAVSLLVDEIGDVIDLDGAAYEPVPESLSQDIRAVATGVYKLENHLLLTVGAPQVLDQRGVAAGRTGAREAGLGGVTVTEGHGAQA
- a CDS encoding hybrid sensor histidine kinase/response regulator; amino-acid sequence: MSQHEEPSTPVSNGSPGQTGIGDSTIRVDVGLLDRLMNLVGELVLARNQIIQFTSRREEAGLTSTSQRLNLITMQLQEAVMKTRMQPIGVVWNKLPRHVRDLATRLQKQITVEMDGADTELDKSIIEAIKDPLTHVVRNCCDHGIEMPAVRVQRGKPAEGRLLLRAFHEGGQVNIEITDDGAGVDLQHLKDRAVQKALLRPEQAERLSDREALDLLFLPGVSTADTVTSVSGRGVGMDVVKTNVERIGGVVDIMSRPGAGTTVKIKIPLTLAIIPGLVVGAGAEHFVIPQVSLRELLRLEGDGLRQLEVVHGTHVLRRRGTLLPIVRLRTLLALGDEGHRTDLVNVVVLQADGHEFGLVVDGVHDAQEIVVKPLDKRLKGMNVYAGATIMGDGRVALILDVHGIAELSGVLHTTPAQAQAEERRDLADASRQSYLVFRAGSFDRLAVPLALVTRLEEFPRNRVERAGGTLVVQYRGGLLRLVPVGCVLEGMPLDVAALPELVPAVVFSDGERSMGLIVDQIVDILHDAVTVRQSSTRLGLNGSAVVGKKVTDFLDLGTVLQEMQGDLPTWKSVGAARTTVVLADASAFSRALLKNSLELAGLRVTEAASVAEALEACERNPVDVLVAALDLPGGETSTLLHEVRTRERLAGLPVLGLTSRVADQTAGEIGFDGWVLRSDRDDLLRTITGVASRRSTAADAAERS